DNA sequence from the Rattus rattus isolate New Zealand chromosome 2, Rrattus_CSIRO_v1, whole genome shotgun sequence genome:
GATCCTGTTTGGCCTAGCTTACTTCGCCTCAGTGCTCACCACTATCGGCAACTGGTTGCGAGCGGTGTCCCGCCGAACTCGCGCAGAGGTATATGTTTGTGTTCCAGGAGCTGTTCGCTGCCGCGCATGCGCCGTGCATGTCACTTGTGTGTTGTGCCCTTAGCACCTGAGCACAGGGGCTGTTGACCAGTCTGACTCCCTTCCAAAATGTGGGCTTCTCTGAAATTGAGATCCGGACGGTGCGCTAAGGAGAACATTGGGGGTAAATTCAGGTTTGTCAGAGACTTGACCATCTCGTTCTTCGTGGATAGATAGGGTCGCTAGGATTAGTAAATACGAATTAAGAGAGGCAAGGTGGTAGGTAGTACACGTCTGTAAATCCCAGCGCTTGGTAAGCAGAGTAGAATCAGAAAGATTGCTGCAAGTTCGGACCTGTCTGGGCTATAGAATGAgacttctgtttcaaaaaaaaaaaaaaaaaaaaaaaacagaaagaagggccAGTTATATGTGAATTTCAGATGAACaatgaatacaattttaaaagatgtcCCAAATATTGTATGAGTCATACTGGTTTTGTAATTTATCTGCATTTTGCTAGCCGAATACAGAGAGGCAGTGAAGGTTGAAACAAACTCGGGGCTTTCAAGAAAGTTTCCTAGAGAAGGGGGTGCTTTCGGGCCAATGCAGGAAGGGTCAGCGTGCCTCTGGATCATCTATAGGCTGAGGTTCAAGGGTCAGGCGAAAAGGtgggtaggattggtaaaggggCAGCTTTCGGAGTTGCAATGAGCCGACACCTTTTCCTCTGTGCAGATGGGTGGCCTCACGGCGCAGGCTGCTAGCTGGACCGGCACAGTGACAGCACGAGTGACCCAGAGAACTGGACCCAGCGCCCCGCCGCCAGAGAAGGAGCAACCACTCCTGCCCTCTTCTTTGCCTGCACCTCCTGCTGTTGCTGAGCCAGCCCACAGGCCCGGCTCCCCCGCACCCGCAGAGAAGGTCGAGACTCCTTCCCCGCCCACGGCCTCAGCTCTGGATTACCCCAGTGAGAATCTGGCCTTCATCGACGAGTCCTCAGACACGCAGAGTGAGCGTGGCTGTGCCCTGCCTCGTGCGCCTCGGGGTCGCCGCCGCCCCAACACAACGAAGAAGCCCTCCAGACCCCGGGGTCCTGGGCGTCTCCGAGACAAGGCCGTGCCGGTGTAGGGACAGGATCTCTGGCCCGCGACCCTACGCCAGGGCTTCGCCCAGGCATGCTTGGCTTATTTGACCAAAGAGCCCTCTTTTGTTCCACGGAATTGCAACCCGGAGAGGAGTCCAATGGTTGCCAAATGCCACCGCTCTCCCCTGGCTGGTTCTTCACATCCAACCATTTCCAAAGCCCACCATCCAAGGCTTTCTGTCTCGCTTCCCTGCCGATTTTGCCCCCACACCTCACGACTGTGCCTCAAAACCtgcatcaataaaacaaaaagtctgCACCAACGAGTGAGTGCTCCTGGGACCCAAGTGGGTGTGCGAGGGCTTTTCTCGCGCCACCGTGGGGTTATATCAGGCCCACTGCCGTCCTTGGGCACCCACACCGGTAAGGTGGTGTCCTTTTGGTTAAGCTCAGGTATTCAGACTCTTGTCCCTTGCCTGGAGGAGATCCGGACTCTAAACTGGCCTGGGCACTTCCAGTCTTGGCATTGATATCcaggagtgggggaaggaggagttgggggggggtgggagcaATTTAGAGTCTTGATGCTATCTACAGTTTGAAGTCTCCTTCCGCGAGACCACTATAACCATCCAGGAGGagactctgcccctcccccttcttggaGCGTGACCCACCCTCCCTTCTCGATTGAGCCTTGTGGATACTGGTCCGTTGGTGCGGAACGATGGAAGAAAACTCTAATAAAGTAAGAAGTATGCCCGAGTTCCCCAAACCTAGACGCACCTTAGAACTCCTTCAGGCCTGTCATTCAGCCTGGGTGCTTGGCAGCTCTCCTAGAGTCCCCATCCCAGTGTCTCCCTGCTCCCTTCCAGCTCCCTGAATGCCTTGGCTACTTTACTTGTGTGTGACCAGCAGCTGGTGCCCAAACAGGAAAACAGTCGCCGCAGCTTGGATAGATCCAGCCCGTACGGAGATGTTCGTCAACTATGGAGCACGGCCACGCTGTCCACAACGAACGTGTCGGTATCCGGCGTCTGCGAGGACTTCAACGAAGAGGGCAAATCTGTAAGCAAGCTTCGCAAGCACAGCCAGGCCGTTTCTATTAGGGAAGCCCTGAACCTCGAGCCAGAGGAGATCCAGCAGCAAGCACGTCTAGAGCTTGAACAGTACCGTAGCAGATCCTTGGAGCGTGAGGAGACCGAAGAGAATTTCTTAGGTCAGTGTAGCCTCGCTGAGGCGATGGTTGAGCCATAGGGATGGGGCTAGCCCGGGTCTCAACGTCCCTTCCTGCGAAATGGGGATAATTCCATAGAAACCTAAGTTTCTAGGATTTCTTGGGTGGGGGCGCAGGCTGGAATCTTTCACGCTTTAACTCAGACATTCTTTGAGCGCCCCCTACCGGGCAGGCGTCCTACTACGAGGAACTCGGGAAACGCAGGTAGGGCAGTAAAGAcctggttggttttggttttgctatttatttatttatttatttatttatttatttatttatttatttatttaaatgtggtGCTGGGGGTCGAAACAAGTGCATTACGCTTGGTAGGAAAATTCTTTACCACTAAAGCCTTATTTCAAGTGGGCCAGCTGAAAGGACAGAATTCATTCCCTGGCTGGGATCTGACTGTTTTGGAAGTCTCTCTTTTGGTCAatagttactttatttttattttgcgtTTCTTTTTGGAAtgagagtctcactgtatagctcaagATGACCTTGGATCTTGGTATCTTCCTGAGTGTTGAGACTACACACCGTATGCCAAGCTGTTTGAgatttgtgtgtgtctatcttctgTCCCTTCCATTTCCACCTTCACCAAGGAATGAGCACTGATAAGAGCTCAGTTGTGGAAGTGTACACCTTtgttcccagcatttgggaggttgtgaattcaaagccagcctggtctagatatCGAGTTCCGAGACAGCTAGGTTCACATAGTGAGAACAAGTCTAAGCAAATTAGAGTGATACAGATATAATGATTGATATATATGTCACATGTCAGGCACAGGACTTCTTGTACTGTGACCTTTACATGTCACAACTTCCATAAGAGACTGTTGTGGGCTGGGGAACATAGCTTATTGGTAGAGTTCTTTCTTAGCTTATACAAAGAACTACAAAAGTCCtatgttcaattctcagcaacaaaCTTACACAGAGCACACAAGTTTCATAAAAGGGAACTCCTATGACTCCATTTACAGGTGATGAATCAAAAACTCTCCAGGTCTCACACAAGGGGACAGTTGGTTCTGGATCCCAGTTGAGTGGGATTTTAAAGCTAGGGCTGAAGCCAGTGTCCCCTATGGTCTTTGACAAAGGTAGTATCTGGAACTATTCCCTGAACCCTACTACTACTGCGTGCCTACCCATATACAACTCTGTTCCACAGAAGACCCAGGAGCCTGAGCATGActggtttctcttttcatttctccagCAACATCTTCAGAATCAGAAGTCAGTCTATCAAAGCCGCATCGAGCCTACTGGATAGAGCAGCAGAACAGGGTTGGAGGGGCCTGGGAAGTCTACTGGGGTCGAGTAGTGGGTAGGAGATGGGCAGGTTGAGGCTTGTAGTAGTAGTGGGGTGGGGCAGATTTTAGGAAAGTGGGGCAGGCAGGGTAGGGAGGTCATTTGGGGAGCACTTCAGCTTTATATGGAACTGGGGTTCCTTGGTCCATTGAGTGTCTTGTTGCTTTTccagctgcccctgcctctgatGGATATCATGGAGACAGAAGTTCTGGACATCCTCAAGAAAGCCCTCAGTAGTGAGCATGCCCTACCCCAGCTTCCACAAAAGATCTTGGTGGCTTTGGCAGGGCTTGGGGCTGTGGAGTTTCAGGATATATATGTTTTGTCAGATCCCCTCAGCACTCACAAATACTCCAAGGACACcctaaaaattaaaagtcaagaGACTAGGCGCAGGCAGATTCAATGGAGTGAGTGACTCAGAGGACTTAAAATAAGCTCCTTTCTAGCAAGTGTGTTCTCTCCGCTTGTCCAATGGAGTGACCGCCTTTGTGTAGCTTTGCTCCACTCCCAGGCGGGGGAGCTGTGACACATCTGGATTATTTGGGCAAATGTACCGGCTATTGGATTATCTGGATAACCTTCTGTTCATGATATATGAGCATATAGCGGGAAGGAAGGGCCAGATAACTAGTTCCGAGTAAGTGGCCCAAGAGGGAACTGGCTCTTACTGCGCCTGTCTAGGCTCGCAGCAACTTTTTCAGCCTTTCCCCCCTCCATTCTTCACATCACACCTAGGAGATGCAAAATCCCCCAAACTACCACAAGATCCAAATCTAGCACTAACTGCCACATCAAATCAGCTGTGGTTCCTCAAATGGGAGGAACCCTCTGCCCTTGCTCATGGCCCTGCGCTCAGCTCTGCCCTCTTCCTAGCATATAGGTCCACGATTGGCAGGAGCCACTTCATGACTAAAGAGCTGCAGGGATACATCGAAGGGATGAAGAAGCGCCGGAACAAGAGGCTGTACTGTTTGTCTCAGTGAACCTCCAGCTCAAGTGGCCGACGAGACGTCCGTCCCATGTCCTTTCCGTCCCTCGAACCCAAGCTGGAACCCAAGCTCGAACCCATCTGCATGAAATTTGAATCATAGAGAAATTAAAGAGTCTATGCATGGTTCCAGAGTCAGTGCGTGGCTGCTTGCGTGAGGCGGACGCACGTGGCCCCGCCTTTCCCCGGTGACCTTCATTCGGTCACCGCAGTGACCTTGAGTTTTGTCCGCTCGCGTCTCACCAGTACTGCCTTTCCGGAACTCGCAAACcagggcttcttgtatgttttaggTCTGCTTCTTCATTCGAGGGTCCTCAGGGGTGCTGGTATACCAAATCGGTCAAGTGTCCCATCAACataatggggtgtgtgtgtggcggtggggtgggggggggagcagaACCCCGTTCGGCCCCACCCCTTATGCATATGCAGTTACATAACCCCGCCCTCTCATTTACATGCACGTTCGACGCCCTCACAGAGTAGAGTTCACTGAGCAGCTACGCCCACTCTTATAAGCCAGAGCACCGCCCTCCTTCGTGATGCAAGGGTGCTCCGGCTTCTCTACAGCACCAGCTCCTAGTCCTCGCGCCTCCCCTAGGCTCAGGCCCTGCTCCCGGGACGgccgcgcacgcgtgtgtgtcgCCAAGGCCCGCCCAATAGCCTCGGGGTACGCAGGCGCCGCCGCCTCCCTCGGATATTAGCATAGGGCACCTGGTCCCGCCCCCTGTTTTGCATGCGCAGGCCGACCCCGCCTCCGCTGTCAGCTGGAGGAAGCGGAGTAGGAAGCAGCCGCGATGTCCTTTTGTGTCCTACAAGCAGCCAGCGGCGCCGCCGAGTGAGGGGGGACGCAGCGCGGCGGGGCGGTGCGGCCGGAGGAGGCGGCCCCCGCTCACCCCGGCGCTCCGGGCCGCTCGGCCCCcatgcctgcccgcccgccctgCCGGAGCCCAAGGTCCGGGGGCGGAGGGGAACGCGGCCGCGGGGGTGGGCGGGCGCGACGGGGGCCATGTGCAAGCGCGGGCGGGGGCGGGCTGCGGGCGGGGTCGCGCCTAGTGCGGCGGCCGGGTCAGGACCGACTTCAGGTCCTGGCCTCCGGTTAGCCTCGGGCCTTGGAGCGAGTCCCGGGGCAGCTCTCAGATCGATCCTTGAGCATTGCGGGAGTCCTCGGGGTGGGCTGGGATTGAAAGGGGCCCTTGAGGCCACGTGGGGGCGCTTGAAGGGGCTTTGGGCCACTCTCTTCTCTGGGTCATAGGTCACTGTAGCGCGAGGGAGAACTTCTTCCTTGTCGCCTCTTCTTACTTCCTGATAACCTGATAGAAGTCCCCCgcgggcaatggggggaggggagattagTAACTTCAGGCAACTTCCCGTAGGTGTGCGCAGGTTGGGGGGGGTGGAGGTCGCGAGAGGTGGTGAACTCTGCGGCAGCTGGAGTGTAAGAATGAACTGTGCAGGTCTGGGGTGCAAAAGAGGTGGAGCCGCACCCTACACGGCGTGGCTGGACTGGGCTTGctaagggaggagggggtggcGTGTCAGAGGTGAGAGACTCCCTTACAAGAGTGTGGTGAGGGATTATAAGACCTGAGTGTGAGTTTGCTTATGGAGTGTGCTCTTTTGCTGGGGTATGTGAGAACTTGGGACTGGTTAAAGGCCATGTGTGATTTGAAGGTTCCCAGGAGAGCGAGCATGTGTGGACATGTGGAAACTCCTGAGAGAGTGGCCATAGCCTTTGCCTCCGCCCCCTTCCGCCCCCCTCCCAGTTCTCAATATGCTCTTGAATACTTGAGGGTACCTCCCAACATCTGGAGAAAACTGGGGAGAAGTACCATGCTTATGTTTGGGGGTTGAGAGTTGCCTGCAGGTTGAGGTTACCTTGCTTCCTGGCTTGGGTGGGAGGTAGACTTGCCAAGCCGCTCCCAGGTTCCCAAGAGGAGGACCTGCTGTCAGTTACTGGCCCCAGAGGCTCTGGAGACTCTGTTCCCATGGCGACAGCTGGGAGCCCTCTTCATGGGCAGCCCTTCCTTGGActctacctcctccttctccttggcTGAGCCTGGAAGCTTGGCCTAGGCCCAGTGTTGCCCAACCTATGTGGCAGGGTGGCTCCCTGTGACCCTGATGGTCTTTTCCTGCAGGTGACCAGCACCATGTCCAGCCAGGTGGTGGGCATCGAGCCTCTCTACATCAAGGCAGAGCCAGCCAGCCCTGACAGTCCAAAGGGTTCCTCAGAGACTGAGACTGAACCCCCGGTGACCCTGGCCTCTGGTCCAGCTCCAGCCCGCTGCCTTCCAGGgcacaaggaggaggaggatggggagggggcagggtctGGTGAGC
Encoded proteins:
- the Catsperz gene encoding cation channel sperm-associated protein subunit zeta encodes the protein PKSPLLFHGIATRRGVQWLPNATALPWLVLHIQPFPKPTIQGFLSRFPADFAPTPHDCASKPASIKQKVCTNDSLNALATLLVCDQQLVPKQENSRRSLDRSSPYGDVRQLWSTATLSTTNVSVSGVCEDFNEEGKSVSKLRKHSQAVSIREALNLEPEEIQQQARLELEQYRSRSLEREETEENFLATSSESEVSLSKPHRAYWIEQQNRLPLPLMDIMETEVLDILKKALSTYRSTIGRSHFMTKELQGYIEGMKKRRNKRLYCLSQ